From Halostella salina, one genomic window encodes:
- a CDS encoding ABC transporter permease, with the protein MGRLATGTRSRLAEFVRQPTTLAMLVLLPPVVIETYGVAMESFPQVLGTSADPATVGRMSGTLFAVAFLAGLVGLFQVISAANGDERLSVAGFPRSALLASRLVTMVVVAVLAAVVAFAVLAVQVEVAAPALAFGVLGLAGLVYGLLGVVVGSLLPRELEGSIVLVFLADIDNALSSGLFPVDASASLPLVGELSATDFVPLYHPHELFTAAVLDGDLAAGHLAPALAWVAVLLVAAFLAYVRSTGDGVLGRWGA; encoded by the coding sequence ATGGGGCGGCTCGCCACCGGAACGCGGTCGCGGCTGGCGGAGTTCGTCAGGCAGCCGACGACGCTGGCGATGCTGGTCCTCCTCCCGCCCGTCGTCATCGAGACCTACGGCGTCGCCATGGAGTCGTTCCCGCAGGTGCTCGGCACGTCGGCCGACCCGGCGACCGTCGGACGCATGTCCGGGACGCTGTTCGCCGTCGCCTTTCTCGCGGGGCTGGTCGGGCTCTTTCAGGTTATCAGCGCCGCGAACGGCGACGAGCGGCTCTCGGTGGCGGGCTTCCCCCGGTCGGCGCTGCTGGCCTCCCGACTGGTCACGATGGTCGTCGTCGCCGTCCTCGCGGCCGTCGTCGCATTCGCCGTCCTGGCCGTTCAGGTCGAGGTGGCCGCGCCCGCGCTGGCGTTCGGCGTGCTCGGGCTGGCGGGACTGGTGTACGGCCTGCTCGGGGTCGTCGTCGGGAGCCTGCTCCCGCGCGAACTGGAGGGGTCGATCGTGCTGGTGTTTCTGGCCGACATCGACAACGCGCTGTCCTCGGGGCTGTTTCCCGTCGACGCGTCGGCCTCGCTCCCGCTCGTCGGCGAGCTGTCGGCGACCGACTTCGTGCCGCTGTACCACCCCCACGAGCTGTTCACCGCCGCGGTGCTCGACGGCGACCTCGCGGCCGGCCACCTCGCCCCGGCGCTGGCGTGGGTCGCCGTCCTGCTCGTCGCGGCGTTTCTCGCCTACGTGCGCTCGACCGGTGACGGCGTCCTCGGGAGGTGGGGCGCGTGA
- a CDS encoding ABC transporter ATP-binding protein: MNGTDPSPPEAERGTDRPSPSGAEPVLRATGLTKTYRSRLPFVGRTVEVLDGADISLYPGEVVGIVGANGSGKSTLLKILVGALEPDDGTVSRGTTVGWCPQETLLYDRLTVRETFDLFGEAYDLADDRVAERRDELADRLGFEEFLDYRVDHLSGGNRQKVNLAVALLHDPDVLLLDEPYTGFDWETYLAFWELTEDLRERGTAVAIISHLISERERFDRVLELKDGSLTEQAEAPQQARSAAHGNDAAAPDADGSAGAADAGGE; this comes from the coding sequence ATGAACGGTACCGATCCCTCCCCTCCCGAGGCCGAACGAGGAACCGACCGGCCGTCGCCCTCCGGCGCGGAGCCGGTGCTGCGTGCGACCGGACTGACCAAGACGTACCGCTCCCGACTCCCGTTCGTCGGCCGCACCGTCGAGGTGCTCGACGGGGCCGATATCTCCCTGTACCCCGGCGAGGTCGTCGGCATCGTCGGGGCGAACGGCTCCGGCAAGTCGACGCTGCTGAAGATCCTCGTCGGCGCGCTGGAGCCCGACGACGGCACCGTCTCGCGGGGGACGACGGTCGGCTGGTGCCCCCAGGAGACGCTACTGTACGACCGGCTGACGGTCCGGGAGACGTTCGACCTGTTCGGCGAGGCGTACGACCTCGCCGACGACCGGGTCGCCGAGCGCCGCGACGAACTCGCGGACCGGCTGGGCTTCGAGGAGTTCCTCGACTACCGGGTCGACCACCTCTCGGGCGGGAACCGGCAGAAGGTGAACCTCGCGGTCGCGCTGCTGCACGACCCCGACGTGCTCCTGCTCGACGAGCCCTACACCGGCTTCGACTGGGAGACGTACCTCGCGTTCTGGGAGCTCACCGAGGATCTCCGCGAGCGTGGCACGGCCGTCGCCATCATCTCCCACCTCATCAGCGAGCGCGAGCGCTTCGACCGGGTTCTCGAACTGAAAGACGGGAGCCTCACGGAGCAAGCGGAGGCCCCGCAGCAGGCCCGCTCGGCGGCCCACGGGAACGACGCGGCGGCCCCCGACGCTGATGGATCGGCGGGGGCGGCCGACGCGGGAGGTGAGTGA
- a CDS encoding cupin domain-containing protein — MERVSLADRDPTEAVDGVDLAVLAGGDEMNVQHFEIEPGATVPAHSHPHEQTGFLVEGTLTFVLDDGEEIVVEPDDSYAIPGGETHAAENRGDETVRGVDVFSPPRENPDWRD, encoded by the coding sequence ATGGAACGCGTCTCCCTCGCGGACCGCGACCCGACCGAGGCCGTCGACGGCGTCGACCTGGCGGTGCTCGCCGGCGGCGACGAGATGAACGTCCAGCACTTCGAGATCGAACCGGGCGCGACGGTGCCGGCCCACAGCCACCCCCACGAGCAGACGGGCTTTCTCGTCGAGGGCACGCTGACGTTCGTGCTCGACGACGGCGAGGAAATCGTCGTCGAACCGGACGACTCCTACGCGATCCCCGGCGGCGAGACCCACGCCGCCGAGAACCGCGGCGACGAGACGGTCCGCGGCGTCGACGTCTTCAGCCCGCCCCGCGAGAACCCCGACTGGCGGGACTGA
- a CDS encoding PAS domain-containing protein, with the protein MTRSRGTDSAERPQQPILDDTAADDGPAPDGVAVGVVGPVADGVATALEQQGFDVVAYGTPPTDAAVDCLVAAHDPPAVDAPELAADSGPGGTPVLLYDRVPPPTVEQFVRAGGTHVSPDADDGERRVLAATVLRTVGRARERSHLELQRRAIDQAPVGITIATADGDQPLVYANDGFEAMTGYRVEEVVGRNCRFLQGPETDESTVAKLRTAIDRGERVAVDLLNYRRDGTPFWNQLDIAPVRDANGTVTHFFGFQKEITERKELEEELRRRNERLDRFADIVSHDLRNPLNAAVGNLDLARETGDEGHLDDAEAALDRMDALIASMLTVAREGTAVEEPEPVDLGEVAERAWEVAGPADGELVVETGVGSVEGDPDRVRSLFENLFRNVADHGGEKPVVRVESTRTGFAVEDDGPGIPPEDRKAVFEWGVSDGGTGIGLAIVDAVAEAHGWSVSVEGGRAGGARFSFDTGPNPGGP; encoded by the coding sequence ATGACTCGTTCACGGGGCACCGACAGCGCGGAGCGCCCCCAGCAGCCGATCCTCGACGACACCGCGGCGGACGACGGGCCGGCGCCGGACGGGGTCGCCGTCGGCGTGGTCGGCCCGGTCGCAGATGGTGTCGCGACCGCCCTCGAACAGCAGGGGTTCGACGTCGTCGCGTACGGCACGCCGCCGACCGACGCAGCCGTCGACTGCCTCGTCGCGGCCCACGACCCGCCGGCGGTCGACGCCCCCGAACTGGCCGCCGATTCGGGCCCCGGCGGGACGCCGGTCCTCCTGTACGACCGCGTTCCGCCGCCGACGGTCGAGCAGTTCGTCAGAGCGGGCGGCACGCACGTCTCACCGGACGCCGACGACGGGGAGCGGCGCGTGCTCGCGGCGACGGTCCTGCGGACGGTCGGGCGGGCGCGGGAACGCAGCCACCTCGAACTGCAGCGCAGGGCGATCGACCAGGCCCCGGTCGGCATCACGATAGCCACCGCCGACGGCGACCAGCCGCTCGTGTACGCCAACGACGGGTTCGAGGCGATGACCGGCTACCGGGTCGAGGAGGTCGTCGGCCGGAACTGCCGGTTCCTCCAGGGCCCCGAAACGGACGAGTCGACCGTCGCGAAGCTCCGGACGGCGATCGACCGCGGCGAGCGCGTCGCGGTGGACCTGCTGAACTACCGGCGTGACGGGACCCCGTTCTGGAACCAGCTCGACATCGCACCGGTCCGGGACGCGAACGGCACGGTCACCCACTTCTTCGGCTTCCAGAAGGAGATCACGGAGCGCAAGGAGCTAGAGGAGGAGCTACGGCGGCGAAACGAGCGGCTCGACCGCTTCGCGGATATCGTCAGCCACGACCTGCGCAACCCGCTGAACGCCGCGGTCGGTAACCTCGACCTGGCCCGTGAGACGGGCGACGAGGGGCACCTCGACGACGCCGAGGCGGCGCTCGACCGGATGGACGCGCTGATAGCCAGTATGCTCACCGTCGCACGGGAGGGAACCGCCGTCGAGGAGCCGGAGCCGGTCGACCTCGGAGAGGTCGCCGAACGGGCGTGGGAGGTCGCGGGCCCGGCTGACGGCGAACTCGTCGTCGAAACCGGGGTCGGAAGCGTCGAGGGCGACCCCGACCGGGTCCGGTCACTGTTCGAGAACCTGTTTCGCAACGTCGCGGACCACGGCGGGGAGAAGCCCGTGGTCCGCGTCGAATCGACGCGGACGGGGTTCGCCGTCGAGGACGATGGTCCGGGGATCCCCCCGGAGGACCGGAAGGCGGTGTTCGAGTGGGGCGTCTCGGACGGCGGCACGGGGATCGGCCTCGCCATCGTCGACGCCGTCGCCGAGGCACACGGCTGGTCGGTTTCGGTCGAGGGCGGGCGCGCGGGCGGAGCGCGGTTCTCGTTCGACACCGGGCCCAACCCCGGCGGGCCGTGA
- a CDS encoding GbsR/MarR family transcriptional regulator produces MSDTEDEGVEAARERVIAAMERSAEVYGFQRSYGRLYGLLFFADEPRSLDELVADSGYAKSTVSTAMSALERYHLVHRRSMPGEGKRAYFEAETDFWRVFQEFLRNEVLREVTVMSRALAEAEAELEAADTEQAARDLEKVRRLRRMYDRSETMIDALTSSSLDRLTDLVSRLRRE; encoded by the coding sequence ATGAGCGACACCGAGGACGAGGGCGTCGAGGCCGCACGCGAGCGAGTCATCGCGGCCATGGAGCGCAGCGCGGAGGTGTACGGGTTCCAGCGGAGCTACGGGCGGCTGTACGGCCTGCTGTTTTTCGCGGACGAGCCGCGGTCGCTCGACGAACTCGTGGCCGACAGCGGCTACGCGAAGTCGACGGTGAGCACCGCGATGAGCGCGCTTGAACGCTATCATCTCGTCCACCGACGCTCGATGCCGGGTGAGGGCAAGCGTGCGTACTTCGAGGCCGAGACGGACTTCTGGCGCGTGTTTCAGGAGTTCCTCCGCAACGAGGTGCTGCGCGAGGTGACGGTGATGAGCCGCGCGCTGGCGGAGGCCGAGGCCGAACTGGAGGCCGCCGACACGGAGCAGGCGGCCCGCGACCTGGAGAAGGTCCGGCGGCTCCGGCGGATGTACGACCGGAGCGAGACGATGATCGACGCGCTGACCAGCAGTTCGCTGGACCGGCTCACCGACCTCGTGAGCCGACTGCGCCGCGAGTAG
- a CDS encoding GNAT family N-acetyltransferase — MSHHADHDGLDVRVVRTDAEYDDALAVRFAVFVEEQGVPKDLEVDEYEDDAVHFVAYLDDDPVGAARLREYGDDAKVERVAVLPPHRGEGHGAEIMREVEGVAAARDYARIVLHAQTRAAGFYDNRGYERVGEEFEEAGIPHVEMVKNL; from the coding sequence ATGAGCCACCACGCGGACCACGACGGGCTCGACGTGCGGGTCGTCCGGACCGACGCCGAGTACGATGACGCGCTCGCGGTGCGCTTCGCGGTGTTCGTCGAGGAGCAGGGCGTCCCGAAGGACCTGGAGGTCGACGAGTACGAGGACGACGCGGTCCACTTCGTGGCGTACCTCGACGACGACCCGGTCGGGGCCGCGCGGCTCCGTGAGTACGGCGACGACGCCAAGGTCGAGCGCGTGGCCGTGCTCCCGCCCCACCGCGGCGAGGGCCACGGGGCGGAGATCATGCGCGAGGTCGAGGGCGTCGCGGCGGCTCGGGACTACGCCCGGATCGTCCTGCACGCCCAGACCCGCGCAGCCGGGTTCTACGACAACCGCGGCTACGAGCGCGTCGGCGAGGAGTTCGAGGAGGCGGGCATCCCGCACGTCGAGATGGTCAAGAACCTGTGA
- a CDS encoding DUF5817 domain-containing protein, translating into MYAVVGCSDCSALWIVEGRPDTSQCPRCGSRRQYDKRRQFVTTEDEDHAREVRASMLANRRDEGEAFADLDSFSELEQQAAEAGMDDDEYLDRAGVDPDAVAAAGDRAESGSGGSGQSRKETVLSALRELDRPTEDEVVAYAGEHGVPGDYVRDALDKLARRGEVSEHRGEYRLL; encoded by the coding sequence ATGTACGCCGTGGTCGGGTGCAGCGACTGCAGCGCCCTCTGGATCGTCGAGGGGCGGCCGGACACCTCGCAGTGTCCCCGCTGTGGCTCGCGCCGGCAGTACGACAAGCGCCGGCAGTTCGTCACCACCGAGGACGAGGACCACGCCCGGGAGGTGCGCGCCTCGATGCTCGCGAACCGCCGCGACGAGGGCGAGGCGTTCGCGGACCTGGACTCCTTCTCGGAGCTCGAACAACAGGCGGCCGAGGCCGGGATGGACGACGACGAGTACCTCGACCGCGCGGGCGTCGACCCGGACGCCGTCGCCGCCGCCGGCGACCGCGCCGAGTCCGGCAGCGGCGGGAGCGGCCAGTCGCGCAAGGAGACGGTGCTGTCGGCCCTGCGGGAACTCGACCGGCCGACCGAGGACGAGGTCGTCGCGTACGCCGGCGAGCACGGCGTCCCCGGCGACTACGTCCGCGACGCGCTCGACAAGCTCGCCCGCCGCGGCGAGGTCAGCGAACACCGCGGCGAGTACCGCCTGCTGTAG
- a CDS encoding ABC transporter permease — protein sequence MTRVGTALRLGAREFRRTPLLVALLVVAPAYVIGVFTLAAPDGRAVLHLVGGDTVRTTLPEAFPAFTTPMTAALLAGIAGLFLMHSAADADGRLVVAGYRSRQVVLSRLGLLAVVAAVASAVSVGVMLTAFEPSALGWFLLGTGLTALLYGMVGVLAGILLDKLPGVYLILFGSMIDLFVFQNPMATSRPDLATYLPGHFPLALAMNAGFAGSVDLAQLAWGLAYLGVLTVAATLAFYRQMRVA from the coding sequence GTGACCCGCGTCGGCACGGCGCTGCGGCTCGGTGCCCGCGAGTTCCGGCGCACCCCACTGCTGGTCGCGCTACTCGTGGTCGCGCCGGCCTACGTCATCGGCGTGTTCACGCTCGCCGCGCCCGACGGCCGGGCCGTTCTGCATCTGGTCGGCGGGGACACCGTCCGCACGACGCTCCCCGAGGCGTTCCCGGCCTTTACGACGCCGATGACCGCCGCCCTGCTCGCCGGCATCGCGGGCCTGTTCCTGATGCACTCGGCGGCCGACGCCGACGGCCGGCTGGTCGTCGCCGGCTACCGGTCCCGGCAGGTCGTCCTCTCGCGACTCGGGCTGCTGGCCGTCGTCGCCGCCGTCGCCAGCGCCGTCTCCGTCGGGGTCATGCTCACGGCGTTCGAGCCGTCGGCGCTCGGCTGGTTCCTCCTCGGAACCGGTCTGACGGCCCTGCTGTACGGGATGGTGGGCGTGCTTGCCGGGATTCTGCTCGACAAGCTCCCCGGCGTCTACCTCATCCTCTTCGGGTCGATGATCGACCTGTTCGTCTTCCAGAACCCGATGGCGACGAGCCGCCCCGACCTGGCGACCTACCTGCCGGGTCACTTCCCGCTGGCGCTGGCGATGAACGCCGGCTTCGCCGGGAGCGTCGACCTCGCGCAGCTCGCCTGGGGACTCGCCTATCTCGGCGTGCTGACGGTCGCCGCGACGCTGGCGTTCTACCGGCAGATGCGGGTCGCCTGA
- the hmgA gene encoding hydroxymethylglutaryl-CoA reductase (NADPH) → MDDPEMLAERVREGDIRLHELDDRTDPETAAAVRREVVADETGAEFDAVADYAFDAADAESAIENMVGGAQIPMGVAGPVPVNTDERSSTSDRTGGSDHGGAAEGDYYLPMATTEGALVASVNRGLSVIRGAGGATARVTKSGMTRAPVFSVDGVAEASEVVEWVGDNADRLRAAAESTTSHGELLEVDPYVVGDSVYLRFVYDTKDAMGMNMATIATREAAGVVEDETPADLVALSGNLCSDKKPAAINAVEGRGRTVTADAVLPRETVEERLHTTPEAIEEANTRKNLVGSAKAGSLGFNAHAANTVAAVFLATGQDAAQVVEGANAITTAEAREDGLYVSVSLASLEVGTVGGGTKLPTQAEALDVLGLSGGGDPAGSNADALAEVIAAGALAGELSLLAALASRHLSSAHEDLGR, encoded by the coding sequence ATGGACGACCCCGAGATGCTGGCCGAGCGCGTCCGAGAGGGCGATATCCGCCTGCACGAACTCGACGACCGAACCGACCCGGAAACGGCCGCTGCCGTCCGGCGCGAGGTGGTCGCCGACGAGACGGGGGCCGAGTTCGACGCCGTCGCCGACTACGCGTTCGACGCCGCCGACGCGGAGTCGGCCATCGAGAACATGGTCGGCGGCGCGCAGATTCCGATGGGCGTCGCCGGGCCGGTCCCCGTCAACACCGACGAGCGAAGCTCGACGAGCGATCGGACCGGCGGGTCCGATCACGGCGGCGCGGCCGAGGGCGACTACTACCTGCCGATGGCGACGACGGAAGGCGCGCTCGTGGCCAGCGTCAACCGCGGCCTCTCGGTGATCCGCGGGGCCGGCGGCGCGACGGCCCGCGTCACGAAGTCGGGGATGACCCGCGCGCCGGTGTTCAGCGTCGACGGCGTCGCCGAGGCCAGCGAGGTGGTCGAGTGGGTCGGCGACAACGCCGACCGGCTCCGGGCGGCCGCCGAGTCGACGACGAGCCACGGCGAACTGCTGGAGGTCGACCCCTACGTCGTCGGCGACTCGGTCTACCTCCGGTTCGTGTACGACACGAAGGACGCGATGGGGATGAACATGGCCACCATCGCCACCCGCGAGGCCGCCGGCGTCGTGGAGGACGAGACACCCGCCGACCTGGTCGCGCTGTCGGGCAACCTCTGCTCGGACAAGAAGCCCGCGGCGATCAACGCCGTCGAGGGCCGCGGCCGGACCGTCACCGCCGACGCCGTCCTCCCCCGGGAGACCGTCGAGGAGCGCCTCCACACCACGCCCGAGGCCATCGAGGAGGCGAACACCCGGAAGAACCTCGTCGGCAGCGCGAAGGCCGGCAGCCTCGGGTTCAACGCTCACGCCGCCAACACCGTCGCCGCCGTCTTCCTCGCCACGGGACAGGACGCCGCGCAGGTCGTCGAGGGCGCGAACGCCATCACCACGGCGGAGGCCCGCGAGGACGGCCTGTACGTCAGCGTCAGCCTCGCCAGCCTCGAAGTCGGCACCGTCGGCGGCGGGACGAAGCTACCGACGCAGGCCGAGGCGCTCGACGTGCTCGGCCTCAGCGGCGGCGGCGATCCCGCCGGCTCAAACGCCGACGCGCTCGCGGAGGTCATCGCCGCCGGCGCGCTGGCGGGCGAACTCTCCCTGCTCGCGGCGCTGGCCTCGCGCCACCTCTCCAGCGCCCACGAGGACCTCGGCCGGTAG